Below is a genomic region from Cupriavidus sp. P-10.
GCGAGCCCACCATGGCGCCATCCATCCATGCGCGCAGATCGCGCTCGGACTGCCCGCGCAGCCCCACCACCAGGTGTTCGCCGATCCAGTCCGGTTGCAGCGCGATCTCGAAGGCGCCGTGGCGGAACTCGAACTTGTGCTCGCGGTAGGCCTCGCTGACCTCTGCCAGCGACTCGCGCACCGCGCGCAGCAGCGGCGCGAACGCGCTCATCGGGTCGGCGTGGTCGTAATCGTGCGGCACCGGCGGCAGCGCGCCCGGGCGCAGCATGCTGAGCGACCCCAGCAGCGAGGCCAGCGCCAGGTACAGGGCCAGCGGATGCAGGTGGGGCGTGCGCAGCACCGCCTCGACCAGCGGCAGGTCGGTCAGCAGGCAGCGCAGCCGGTCCCTGAGCTCGAGCTGGGTCAGGCGGTCGTCGGCCTTGGAGGATGGCACCGCGGTCTGCTTGGCGACGAATGCGGCCTTGCTGCGCAACTGCCCGAGCATCGACGCCACCGCCGTCCACAGCGGGGTGTCGCGACCCACCTCGAGCAGCGGCGGCAGGCGCTCGCCCAGCCGCACCACTTCGTTGTCCTTGTAGGCCGTGCCCAGGCACAGCGACACATAGAGCGAGGATGGCTGCGCGCCGGCACTGAGGGCAAGGTTGGGCACCAGCCGTGCGATGTCCGCCGGCGGTGCCTGCGACACCTCGTCCTCGACCGGGGCCCCGAGCACCGAGCGGAAGCGCCGGACCTGCGCATCGCGCCGCATGGTCCCCGCCACCGGCAGCACCAGGTGGATATCGACCGTGCCGGCGGCGAGCTGTTCGGCAAACGGTGCCAGCGACAGCTCCAGCGGCCCCAGCCGCT
It encodes:
- the tssK gene encoding type VI secretion system baseplate subunit TssK, with product MRDNLTLVDRVEWHEGMLLAPQHFQLLGARLDSLVAWQTLAAAPFSWGVRRLVFDTGLLPVGIVRVLQLDAVMPDGTAVSYSGDDERLGPLELSLAPFAEQLAAGTVDIHLVLPVAGTMRRDAQVRRFRSVLGAPVEDEVSQAPPADIARLVPNLALSAGAQPSSLYVSLCLGTAYKDNEVVRLGERLPPLLEVGRDTPLWTAVASMLGQLRSKAAFVAKQTAVPSSKADDRLTQLELRDRLRCLLTDLPLVEAVLRTPHLHPLALYLALASLLGSLSMLRPGALPPVPHDYDHADPMSAFAPLLRAVRESLAEVSEAYREHKFEFRHGAFEIALQPDWIGEHLVVGLRGQSERDLRAWMDGAMVGSQSAYPSLRAHRVLGAARRVVEHADELGVRAGSGYVLFEIEADPALIHGNEAMVIGNPNEGASAQRPQEVLLFVKG